In Myxococcus virescens, a single genomic region encodes these proteins:
- a CDS encoding tetratricopeptide repeat protein, whose amino-acid sequence MGCPSETTLSDFLEGALPDAHRTRVLAHVEGCERCQEHLALGASVAEAVPAPADGPLVATGTQLSRYVVQERIGRGAMGEVYAAHDPELDRRVALKLLRPEGRHLEELRLRLLREAQALARLAHPHVVTVYDVGVCEDCVFLALELVEGASLAEWLEAPRPWQDVVRVFVDAGRGLAAAHAAGLVHRDFKPGNVLVGKDGRVRVTDFGLARPSHRRVSGHAAPASLDTVTAPASLVDSPLTHSGALLGTPAYMAPEQLQGHGVDARSDQFSFCVALYEALHGVRPFEGRTLEALGQAAREGRIRAPEREAKIPARVRRAVLRGLRAQPEERFPSMEALLTELAPRAGRRLAWVGASAAVACLVGLTVGYVAAHRRQARCELEAERLTTIWGPERRARIHAAFLATGKPFAAAAWEAVASTLDGHADTWRELRTDACTASRDDTHASWQTAACLDTRLWHLAAVVDVLEKADARTVQHAPQMVASLEGVSGCRDAPELANRPQPPDALRPRVDAARRKLAEARAYMDAGNHSGALKETTALLQDIQGLDYRPLEAEVLTLHGYAHGLAGKPKEAEEHLYKALWAAEAGRDDETVARVWNLLLWVVGDQMARMDEANRLVHHARAAVERLGRERFPHIATDLHLRMGGLLLVQGKLDEADAEFTQGLELARRTAGPSRPRVTYFLTGLGRVRSRQLRAEEALALYQEAQAYAFQERQWSPEHPVLALNLNNIATELLALGRTQEALDTFQRSLALLEAARSRDHASLAAPLNNLAGLLRREGRLEEARSHYERALAIFERSKGTDHPSTVTALGGLGMVAYDSDRLDEALAHNQQALERIQRSVGQDSPRLEMSLRNLGLIHLRAGRPAVARRNLTQALGLLQKENGTDSVVACGVVRDLARVDLETGAFRAALTRCQRALALDEAAQGGDSPDVALDLACLGEAHLSLRAPEQAVPLLERARRIHARVWLDRKEAARVSFLLARALWERPTPEGREQATVLVREAKAWLEAQGLRARREHDELVAWQARHLPRVSEVTR is encoded by the coding sequence ATGGGGTGCCCGAGCGAGACGACACTGAGCGACTTCCTCGAAGGGGCGCTCCCGGACGCGCACCGCACGCGCGTCCTGGCCCACGTGGAAGGATGTGAGCGCTGCCAGGAGCACCTGGCCCTGGGCGCCAGTGTGGCGGAGGCTGTGCCCGCGCCCGCCGATGGCCCGCTGGTGGCCACGGGCACCCAGCTCTCACGCTACGTGGTGCAGGAGCGCATTGGCCGGGGCGCCATGGGCGAGGTGTACGCGGCCCATGACCCGGAGCTGGACCGAAGGGTCGCGCTGAAGCTGCTGCGCCCCGAGGGCCGACACCTGGAGGAGCTGCGCTTGCGGCTGCTGCGCGAGGCGCAGGCCCTGGCCCGGCTGGCCCATCCGCACGTCGTCACCGTCTACGACGTGGGCGTCTGCGAGGACTGCGTCTTCCTGGCGCTGGAGTTGGTGGAGGGCGCGTCGCTGGCGGAGTGGCTGGAGGCGCCGCGGCCCTGGCAGGACGTGGTGCGCGTCTTCGTGGACGCGGGCCGGGGACTGGCGGCCGCTCACGCCGCCGGGCTGGTCCACCGCGACTTCAAGCCGGGCAACGTGCTGGTCGGGAAGGATGGGCGCGTGCGGGTGACGGACTTCGGTCTGGCCCGGCCCTCCCACCGGCGGGTCTCGGGCCACGCCGCGCCAGCGAGCCTGGACACGGTGACGGCGCCGGCCTCGCTGGTGGACTCGCCGCTAACCCATTCGGGCGCGCTGCTGGGCACGCCCGCGTACATGGCGCCCGAGCAGCTTCAAGGCCACGGCGTGGACGCGCGCTCGGACCAGTTCAGCTTCTGCGTGGCGCTGTATGAAGCGCTCCACGGTGTGCGCCCCTTCGAGGGCCGGACGCTGGAGGCGTTGGGCCAGGCCGCGCGGGAAGGACGCATCCGCGCGCCGGAGCGCGAAGCGAAAATCCCGGCCCGCGTGCGGCGCGCGGTGCTGCGGGGGTTGCGAGCCCAGCCGGAAGAGCGCTTCCCATCGATGGAGGCGCTGCTGACCGAGCTGGCCCCCCGCGCTGGAAGGCGCCTTGCCTGGGTGGGCGCCTCCGCCGCCGTGGCGTGTCTCGTAGGGCTCACCGTGGGCTACGTGGCGGCGCATCGGAGGCAGGCCCGCTGCGAGTTGGAGGCGGAGCGGCTCACCACCATCTGGGGACCGGAGCGTCGCGCGCGAATCCATGCGGCCTTCCTGGCCACGGGCAAGCCCTTCGCCGCAGCCGCGTGGGAAGCCGTCGCCAGCACGCTCGACGGACACGCGGACACGTGGCGCGAGCTGCGCACCGACGCGTGCACGGCCTCGCGAGATGACACCCATGCCTCATGGCAGACAGCCGCGTGCCTGGACACGCGGCTGTGGCACCTGGCCGCCGTCGTCGACGTGCTGGAGAAGGCGGACGCGCGAACGGTGCAGCACGCGCCGCAGATGGTGGCGTCCCTGGAGGGCGTCTCCGGCTGCCGGGATGCTCCAGAGCTGGCGAACCGGCCGCAGCCTCCGGATGCCCTGCGGCCTCGCGTGGACGCGGCGCGACGCAAGCTGGCCGAGGCACGGGCGTACATGGACGCGGGCAACCACTCCGGCGCGTTGAAGGAGACGACGGCCTTGCTCCAGGACATCCAGGGGCTGGACTACCGGCCGCTGGAGGCAGAGGTCCTCACGCTGCACGGCTATGCCCATGGGCTCGCGGGCAAGCCGAAGGAAGCCGAGGAGCACCTCTACAAGGCGCTCTGGGCCGCCGAGGCGGGCCGCGACGACGAAACCGTGGCCCGTGTCTGGAACCTCCTCCTGTGGGTGGTGGGCGACCAGATGGCGCGCATGGACGAGGCGAACCGGCTGGTGCACCACGCCCGCGCCGCGGTGGAGCGGCTGGGCCGCGAGCGCTTCCCACACATCGCCACCGACCTGCACCTGCGAATGGGCGGACTGCTCCTGGTGCAGGGCAAGCTGGATGAAGCGGACGCAGAGTTCACCCAGGGGCTGGAGCTGGCGCGGAGGACCGCGGGCCCCTCACGGCCTCGCGTGACGTACTTCCTCACCGGACTGGGGCGCGTCCGCTCGCGGCAGCTTCGCGCGGAGGAGGCCCTGGCGCTCTACCAGGAAGCGCAGGCCTACGCGTTCCAGGAGCGACAGTGGAGCCCCGAGCACCCGGTGCTCGCGCTCAACCTCAACAACATCGCCACCGAGCTGCTCGCCCTGGGCCGCACGCAAGAAGCGCTCGACACGTTCCAACGCTCGCTGGCGCTGCTGGAGGCCGCGCGCTCCAGGGACCACGCGAGCCTGGCCGCCCCCCTCAACAACCTGGCCGGCCTGCTGCGCCGCGAGGGGCGCCTGGAGGAAGCCCGGAGCCACTATGAGCGAGCGCTGGCCATCTTCGAGCGCAGCAAGGGGACGGACCACCCCAGCACCGTCACCGCGCTCGGCGGGCTGGGCATGGTGGCCTATGATTCCGACCGGCTCGACGAGGCGCTCGCCCACAACCAGCAGGCGCTGGAGCGCATCCAACGCAGCGTGGGCCAGGACTCGCCGCGCCTGGAGATGTCGCTGCGCAACCTGGGCCTCATTCACCTGCGCGCGGGCCGGCCGGCGGTGGCGCGGCGCAACCTGACGCAGGCGCTTGGCCTCCTCCAGAAGGAGAACGGCACCGACAGCGTGGTGGCATGTGGCGTGGTGCGGGACCTGGCCCGGGTGGACCTGGAGACGGGCGCATTCCGGGCGGCACTGACCCGCTGCCAACGAGCCCTGGCGCTGGATGAAGCCGCGCAGGGTGGCGACAGCCCGGACGTCGCGCTCGACCTCGCCTGCCTCGGAGAGGCCCACCTGAGCCTGCGCGCGCCGGAGCAAGCCGTCCCGTTGCTCGAGCGCGCACGGCGCATCCATGCTCGGGTGTGGCTGGACCGGAAGGAAGCCGCGCGAGTGTCCTTCCTCCTCGCACGGGCCCTGTGGGAACGCCCCACCCCGGAGGGACGCGAACAGGCCACGGTCCTCGTCCGCGAGGCGAAAGCGTGGCTGGAGGCCCAGGGTCTGCGCGCCCGGCGCGAGCACGACGAACTCGTGGCATGGCAGGCGCGGCACCTGCCCCGTGTGAGCGAGGTCACCCGATGA
- a CDS encoding PHP domain-containing protein, giving the protein MIDLHSHTTASDGQYAPTELLARAAAAGVTVLAITDHDTVAGLAEAEVAARAHGVELVPGIEISAFIHGRECHILGHFLRPDDEDIARFADRLRLEREQRMEALLERMRQLGYPVRMEHVRAVAGDAQLGRPHLARVLVDRGWVVDVKEAFDRFLGMRGAAWVERFKLAGEDAIRLIRNAGGTATLAHPGASRMERLEIRALAQAGLAGLEVLHEDHNPSVRQKYLGLAKELGLVPTAGSDFHGEAISADHRLGSASMPPELFARLKSRAQA; this is encoded by the coding sequence GTGATTGACCTGCACTCGCACACCACCGCCAGCGACGGTCAATATGCGCCCACGGAGCTGCTGGCGCGGGCCGCCGCCGCCGGGGTGACGGTGTTGGCGATTACCGACCACGACACCGTCGCGGGGTTGGCCGAGGCCGAGGTGGCGGCGCGCGCCCACGGCGTGGAGCTGGTGCCGGGCATCGAAATCTCCGCGTTCATTCATGGACGCGAGTGCCACATCCTGGGGCACTTCCTGAGGCCGGACGACGAGGACATCGCTCGCTTCGCCGACCGGCTCCGACTGGAGCGCGAGCAGCGCATGGAAGCCCTGCTGGAGCGCATGCGGCAGCTGGGCTACCCCGTGCGCATGGAGCACGTCCGGGCGGTGGCCGGCGACGCGCAGCTGGGCCGTCCCCATCTGGCCCGCGTGCTGGTGGACCGCGGCTGGGTGGTGGACGTGAAGGAGGCCTTCGACCGCTTCCTGGGCATGCGCGGTGCCGCCTGGGTGGAGCGCTTCAAGCTGGCGGGCGAGGACGCCATCCGCCTCATCCGCAACGCGGGCGGCACGGCCACCCTCGCCCACCCGGGCGCATCGCGCATGGAGCGACTGGAGATCCGCGCGCTCGCCCAGGCGGGACTGGCGGGCCTTGAGGTGCTGCACGAGGACCACAACCCCAGCGTGCGCCAGAAGTATCTCGGCCTGGCCAAGGAGCTGGGCCTGGTCCCCACCGCTGGCAGCGACTTCCACGGCGAGGCTATCTCCGCCGACCACCGGCTGGGCTCCGCCTCCATGCCTCCCGAGCTCTTCGCCCGCCTCAAGTCGCGCGCCCAGGCCTGA
- a CDS encoding NADH-quinone oxidoreductase subunit B — protein sequence MADADLANIVTTRRDESMGWLQSIVSKGLGWARKYSLFTYPYATACCGMEYMSVAASRHDISRFGAEFPRFSPRQADLLMVVGTINLKQAPILKRVYEQMAEPKWVVAFGVCASSGGFYDNYAVLQGIDRIIPVDVYIPGCPPRPEQVLDGLMLLQDKIGNQVHRIADREEANPTAARHNLLLSMNK from the coding sequence ATGGCTGACGCTGACCTCGCAAACATCGTGACGACCCGCCGTGACGAGTCCATGGGCTGGCTCCAGTCCATCGTCTCCAAGGGCCTGGGTTGGGCGCGCAAGTACTCGCTCTTCACCTATCCGTACGCCACGGCCTGCTGCGGCATGGAGTACATGTCCGTGGCCGCCAGCCGGCACGACATCTCCCGCTTCGGCGCGGAGTTCCCCCGCTTCTCGCCGCGTCAGGCGGACCTGCTGATGGTGGTGGGCACCATCAACCTGAAGCAGGCCCCCATCCTCAAGCGCGTCTACGAGCAGATGGCCGAGCCCAAGTGGGTCGTGGCCTTCGGCGTGTGCGCGTCCTCGGGCGGCTTCTACGACAACTACGCGGTGCTCCAGGGCATCGACCGCATCATCCCGGTGGACGTCTACATCCCCGGCTGCCCGCCGCGCCCCGAGCAGGTGCTCGACGGCCTGATGCTGCTGCAGGACAAGATTGGCAACCAGGTCCACCGCATCGCGGACCGCGAGGAGGCCAACCCCACGGCCGCTCGGCACAACCTGCTGCTGTCCATGAACAAGTAA
- a CDS encoding sigma-70 family RNA polymerase sigma factor, with protein MSQAPETLTPLLLAGAPESLHDTLRSAPALEALLTELLDQGRAAWPTVALAPAALLHHVGQHLRAEGTPLDALQQLHAADVYLACACAQGEPQALQLFEKHVLQKSAARLSRHLTAMVDEVLQVTRQRLLLGVHGGAPKIAEYSGRGSLGGWVRIVASRIGGELLEQTGRHEQASTPPEALEQLLSRDDPERNVLQAHSRQALSESLQAALATLSERERALLRLHHLHGLTMDRIATLYAEPRSSVARHVAQARERLLKQTHRELAARLKLDGREVESLLGLVQSRLDLSLHRLMG; from the coding sequence ATGAGCCAGGCTCCGGAAACGCTGACGCCGCTGCTGCTCGCGGGGGCACCCGAGTCACTGCACGACACGCTGCGCTCCGCGCCCGCGCTGGAGGCCCTGCTCACGGAGCTGCTCGACCAAGGCCGTGCGGCGTGGCCCACCGTGGCGCTGGCGCCCGCGGCCCTGTTGCACCACGTGGGCCAGCACCTGCGCGCGGAAGGCACACCCCTGGATGCGCTCCAGCAGCTCCATGCCGCGGACGTCTACCTGGCGTGTGCCTGTGCCCAGGGAGAGCCCCAGGCGTTGCAGCTCTTCGAGAAGCACGTCCTCCAGAAATCCGCCGCACGACTGTCCCGGCACCTCACGGCGATGGTGGACGAGGTGCTCCAGGTGACGCGCCAGCGGCTCCTGCTGGGCGTTCACGGCGGCGCGCCGAAAATCGCGGAGTACTCGGGCCGGGGCTCGCTGGGCGGCTGGGTGCGAATCGTCGCCTCGCGCATCGGCGGCGAGTTGCTGGAGCAGACCGGCCGCCACGAGCAGGCCTCCACGCCTCCGGAGGCCTTGGAACAGCTGTTGTCCCGGGACGACCCCGAGCGAAACGTGCTCCAGGCCCACTCCCGGCAAGCCCTGTCCGAATCCCTCCAGGCCGCGCTGGCGACGTTGTCCGAACGGGAGCGCGCGCTCTTGCGCCTGCACCACCTCCATGGCCTCACCATGGACCGCATCGCCACGCTGTACGCGGAGCCCCGCTCCAGTGTGGCACGCCACGTGGCCCAGGCCCGTGAGCGGCTCCTGAAGCAGACCCACCGAGAGCTGGCCGCCCGGCTGAAGCTGGACGGGCGCGAGGTGGAGAGCCTCCTGGGCCTCGTCCAGAGCCGCCTGGACCTCAGCCTCCACCGGCTGATGGGCTGA
- a CDS encoding methyl-accepting chemotaxis protein — translation MWGRLGLRTQVAIAVLVPCLAVVSFCVVYFPMHQREVTLELLQKRVRVVARLISQHPALLSADSTPESTARVRDVLSMLEAPEALNERSGFTLRYQGLVSAEGTVLHERGSIPTAIRSLGVEGLEGCATSTQRDEVSVRCASGERIYVAGFGVQESLSSVDDMRGAVLAGLAGALVLGLALALFISRAIAEPVARVTEVVRDVARGDMSRGELDVPATGEVRLMAQSFNKMLGTLRTSVMEMVSRTEQLSGASRGLLGASADQEHVISQQAAYAQQIAATFEELSRTAEQISSSTEVVESSARRTHEAVAEAMAVVAQVVAGINDIRTESKGVADAIVGLNQDLQQVSKIAQVINQVAERSDLLALNAALEGTKAGEVGRGFSLVAAEMRKLAENVSASARDIARIVEKVQDSGEEAAAKARVGMATSDRGVEVAEQASSVFQRIVELARGTSEAARQITIATRQQRQSSEQAVQGARNVAELVKQGVDATGRTTRIAQDLQAVAEGLTAVTSRFKTTRN, via the coding sequence ATGTGGGGCCGGCTCGGCTTGCGGACGCAGGTGGCCATCGCGGTGCTCGTGCCGTGCCTGGCGGTGGTGAGCTTCTGCGTCGTGTACTTCCCCATGCACCAGCGGGAAGTCACGCTGGAGTTGCTCCAGAAGCGGGTGCGGGTGGTGGCGCGGCTGATATCGCAGCACCCCGCGCTCCTGTCCGCGGACAGCACGCCGGAGTCCACGGCCCGGGTGCGGGACGTGTTGTCGATGCTGGAGGCCCCGGAGGCGCTGAACGAGCGCAGCGGCTTCACCCTGCGCTACCAGGGGCTGGTGTCGGCGGAGGGCACCGTGCTCCATGAGCGCGGCTCCATTCCCACGGCCATCCGCTCGCTCGGCGTGGAGGGGCTGGAGGGCTGCGCCACGTCCACCCAACGCGACGAGGTGTCGGTCCGCTGCGCCAGTGGTGAGCGCATCTACGTGGCGGGCTTCGGCGTCCAGGAATCGCTCAGCTCGGTGGATGACATGCGGGGCGCGGTGCTGGCCGGACTGGCGGGCGCGCTGGTGCTGGGGCTGGCCCTGGCGTTGTTCATCAGCCGCGCCATCGCCGAACCGGTGGCCCGGGTGACGGAGGTGGTGCGGGACGTGGCCCGGGGCGACATGTCGCGCGGGGAGCTGGACGTGCCGGCCACGGGCGAGGTGCGCCTCATGGCGCAGTCCTTCAACAAGATGCTGGGCACGCTGCGCACCTCGGTGATGGAGATGGTGTCGCGCACGGAGCAGCTCTCCGGCGCGTCGCGGGGCCTGCTGGGGGCGTCCGCGGACCAGGAGCACGTCATCAGCCAGCAGGCGGCGTACGCGCAGCAGATTGCCGCCACGTTCGAGGAGCTGAGCCGCACGGCCGAGCAGATCTCCAGCTCCACGGAGGTGGTGGAGTCGAGCGCGCGGCGCACCCACGAGGCCGTGGCGGAGGCCATGGCGGTGGTTGCGCAGGTGGTGGCGGGCATCAACGACATCCGCACCGAGTCCAAGGGCGTGGCGGACGCGATTGTCGGCCTCAACCAGGACCTGCAACAGGTGTCGAAGATTGCCCAGGTCATCAACCAGGTGGCGGAGCGCTCCGACTTGCTGGCGCTGAACGCGGCGCTGGAGGGCACCAAGGCGGGCGAGGTGGGGCGGGGCTTCTCGCTGGTGGCCGCGGAGATGCGCAAGCTGGCGGAGAACGTGTCCGCGTCCGCGCGTGACATCGCCCGCATCGTGGAGAAGGTGCAGGACTCCGGTGAGGAAGCGGCGGCCAAGGCCCGCGTGGGCATGGCCACCAGCGACCGGGGCGTGGAGGTGGCCGAGCAGGCCTCCTCCGTGTTCCAGCGCATCGTCGAGCTGGCGCGCGGCACCAGCGAGGCGGCGCGGCAGATCACCATCGCCACCCGTCAGCAGCGCCAGTCCAGCGAGCAGGCCGTGCAAGGCGCCCGCAACGTCGCGGAGCTGGTGAAGCAGGGCGTGGACGCGACGGGACGCACCACGCGCATCGCCCAGGACCTGCAGGCGGTGGCCGAGGGGCTCACCGCCGTCACCAGCCGCTTCAAGACGACGCGGAACTGA
- a CDS encoding OsmC family protein: MSPPQTPATGVVMTLVSQPQFKTQLTHGPSGTVNQTEAPRDNGGTGGSFSPTDLVGAALMSCAVTTMHLFASREGIALGEVSARVEKRMSPPPRRIAELVLDIQMPAGLSAEHRATLEKVGRECPVARSLHPDVKLPLTFSYPD, from the coding sequence ATGAGCCCGCCGCAGACGCCCGCCACGGGCGTGGTGATGACGCTGGTCAGCCAGCCCCAGTTCAAGACGCAGCTCACCCATGGCCCGTCAGGCACGGTGAATCAGACGGAGGCGCCGCGCGACAACGGCGGCACCGGTGGCAGCTTCTCGCCCACGGACCTGGTGGGCGCGGCGCTGATGTCGTGCGCGGTGACGACGATGCACCTGTTCGCCTCGCGTGAAGGCATTGCCCTGGGCGAGGTGAGCGCCCGTGTGGAGAAGCGGATGTCGCCGCCGCCGCGCCGCATCGCCGAGCTGGTGCTGGACATCCAGATGCCGGCCGGCCTGTCCGCCGAGCACCGGGCCACGCTGGAGAAGGTGGGCCGCGAGTGCCCGGTGGCCCGCAGCCTCCACCCAGACGTGAAGCTGCCGCTGACGTTCAGCTATCCGGACTGA
- the speA gene encoding biosynthetic arginine decarboxylase, giving the protein MPVNAPPHRWTLADAHELYGIRNWGNPYFGINEKGHVIVHPDGPQAPNMDLKELVDEVRRRGIGLPLLIRFTDVLRHRVVHLNEAFRKAMNDQGFKGGYRGVYPIKVNQHRYVVETLIEAGKGYNYGLEAGSKPELLAVMALLENENALVICNGYKDEEYIETALFYSRLGRNVILVVEKPSELPLIAEVARRTGIAPRLGIRVKLSTRGAGKWEASGGDRSKFGLTSSELMNCISFMKDAGLLNSFELLHFHLGSQISNIRNVKNALREVGCFYVEVARQGAPLKYLDVGGGLGVDYDGSQTNFASSMNYTTEEYANDVVFGVMEACDRAGVPHPTLVSESGRAVVAHHAVLVVDVLGTSEFDPAPVPEKVDEKAPSVVRNLWSTYREVTNKNLLEAWHDVQDAKEESLTLFSLGHLSLEQRVAAENIYWATCHKIMRIAREQGEIPEELDSLEKALNDTYFCNFSVFQSLPDSWAIDQLFPMMPIHRLAEKPTRRATLADITCDSDGKIEHFIDKREVKDALELHALNDDDYYLGIFMVGAYQEILGDLHNLFGDTHAVQVSLGPNGGYLIDNVVAGDTVTEVLNYVSYTKDDLVAKLRKFTEAALRQGRITLDESRNLLRMYEDGLSGYTYLEREVDASFGSSASQLRLVPTPDASGARPTTPPAGASGTSGT; this is encoded by the coding sequence ATGCCCGTAAACGCCCCTCCCCACCGCTGGACCCTTGCCGACGCGCACGAGCTGTACGGAATCCGGAACTGGGGCAACCCCTACTTCGGCATCAATGAGAAGGGCCATGTCATCGTCCACCCGGACGGTCCCCAGGCCCCGAACATGGACCTGAAGGAGCTGGTCGATGAAGTGCGCCGCCGGGGCATCGGCCTGCCGCTGCTTATCCGCTTCACGGACGTGCTGCGCCACCGCGTGGTCCACCTGAACGAGGCCTTCCGCAAGGCCATGAACGATCAGGGGTTCAAGGGCGGCTACCGCGGCGTGTACCCCATCAAGGTGAACCAGCACCGCTACGTGGTGGAGACCCTCATCGAGGCGGGTAAGGGCTACAACTACGGGCTGGAGGCCGGCAGCAAGCCGGAGCTGCTCGCGGTGATGGCGCTGCTGGAGAACGAGAACGCGCTCGTCATCTGCAACGGCTACAAGGATGAGGAGTACATCGAGACGGCGCTCTTCTACTCGCGCCTGGGCCGCAACGTCATCCTGGTGGTGGAGAAGCCCAGCGAGCTGCCGCTCATCGCGGAGGTCGCCCGGCGCACGGGCATCGCCCCCCGGCTGGGCATTCGCGTGAAGCTGTCCACGCGCGGCGCCGGCAAGTGGGAGGCCAGCGGCGGCGACCGCTCCAAGTTCGGCCTGACCTCCTCCGAGCTGATGAACTGCATCAGCTTCATGAAGGACGCGGGCCTGCTCAACTCCTTCGAGCTGCTGCACTTCCACCTGGGCAGCCAGATCTCCAACATCCGCAATGTGAAGAACGCGCTGCGTGAGGTGGGCTGCTTCTACGTGGAGGTGGCCCGTCAGGGCGCGCCGCTGAAGTACCTGGACGTGGGCGGCGGCCTGGGCGTGGACTACGACGGCTCCCAGACGAACTTCGCCTCTTCCATGAACTACACCACGGAGGAGTACGCCAACGACGTGGTGTTCGGCGTCATGGAGGCCTGCGACCGGGCCGGCGTGCCGCACCCCACGCTGGTGTCGGAGTCCGGCCGCGCCGTGGTGGCGCACCACGCGGTGCTGGTGGTGGACGTGCTGGGCACCAGTGAGTTCGACCCGGCGCCGGTCCCCGAGAAGGTGGACGAGAAGGCGCCCTCCGTGGTGCGCAACCTCTGGTCCACCTACCGCGAGGTCACCAACAAGAACCTGCTGGAGGCGTGGCACGACGTGCAGGACGCCAAGGAGGAGAGCCTCACCCTCTTCTCGCTGGGCCACCTGTCGCTGGAGCAGCGCGTGGCAGCGGAGAACATCTACTGGGCCACCTGCCACAAGATCATGCGCATCGCGCGTGAGCAGGGCGAGATTCCCGAGGAGCTGGACTCCCTGGAGAAGGCGCTCAACGACACGTACTTCTGCAACTTCTCCGTGTTCCAGTCGCTGCCGGACTCGTGGGCCATCGACCAGCTCTTCCCGATGATGCCCATCCACCGGCTGGCGGAGAAGCCGACGCGCCGCGCGACGCTGGCGGACATCACCTGCGACTCGGACGGGAAGATCGAGCATTTCATCGACAAGCGCGAGGTGAAGGACGCCCTCGAGCTGCACGCGCTCAACGATGACGACTACTACCTGGGCATCTTCATGGTGGGCGCCTACCAGGAGATCCTCGGCGACCTCCACAACCTGTTCGGCGACACGCACGCCGTGCAGGTGTCGCTGGGGCCCAACGGAGGCTACCTCATCGACAATGTGGTGGCCGGCGACACGGTGACGGAGGTGCTCAACTACGTCAGCTACACCAAGGACGACCTGGTGGCGAAGCTGCGCAAGTTCACCGAGGCCGCGCTGCGCCAGGGCCGCATCACCCTGGACGAGTCGCGCAACCTGCTGCGCATGTACGAGGATGGCCTGTCCGGCTACACGTACCTGGAGCGCGAGGTGGACGCGAGCTTCGGCAGCAGCGCCAGCCAGCTCCGCCTGGTGCCCACGCCGGACGCCTCGGGCGCCCGGCCCACGACGCCGCCCGCCGGCGCTTCGGGAACGTCGGGCACCTGA
- a CDS encoding NADH-quinone oxidoreductase subunit A: protein MTPTPLTPYLPLAVVLLLAGGMAMLIPQITTRLGPRRPSAIKATSFEAGSESSGPARQRFAVKFYVVALLFIVFDVEAVFLYPWAVNFQALGWFGYVEMLVFAVTLVVGLIYIWKKGALDWES, encoded by the coding sequence ATGACTCCGACTCCCCTCACGCCATACCTGCCGCTGGCCGTCGTCCTGCTGCTGGCGGGTGGCATGGCGATGCTCATTCCCCAGATCACCACGCGGCTGGGTCCTCGCCGCCCGAGCGCCATCAAGGCGACCAGCTTCGAGGCCGGCTCCGAGTCGAGCGGCCCGGCGCGGCAGCGCTTCGCGGTGAAGTTCTACGTCGTGGCCCTGCTGTTCATCGTGTTCGACGTGGAAGCGGTGTTCCTGTACCCCTGGGCGGTGAACTTCCAGGCGCTCGGCTGGTTCGGGTACGTGGAGATGCTGGTCTTCGCCGTGACGCTGGTGGTCGGCCTTATCTATATCTGGAAGAAGGGCGCCCTGGACTGGGAGAGCTGA
- a CDS encoding amphi-Trp domain-containing protein, translated as MAQKKAKRANRDLEKTYPRKDFVAKLRRLADAIEEGKAFNIQVAGERLRIPADALFNIEHEREGGVDEVEFQLRWQRE; from the coding sequence ATGGCGCAAAAGAAGGCGAAGCGAGCGAACCGAGACCTGGAGAAGACGTACCCGCGCAAGGACTTCGTCGCGAAGCTGCGGCGGCTGGCGGACGCCATCGAGGAGGGCAAGGCCTTCAACATCCAGGTCGCTGGCGAGCGCCTGCGCATCCCCGCCGACGCGCTCTTCAACATCGAGCACGAGCGCGAGGGCGGCGTGGACGAGGTCGAGTTCCAGCTGCGCTGGCAGCGGGAGTGA
- a CDS encoding PaaI family thioesterase — MEGDVVVAEWTPQEHHHAFEGVLSGGIVGTLLDCHCNWTAAYHLMRAQGGDAPPCTVTAEYAITLKRPTPMAGPLRLEAKPVEIQGDRAVIEGTLTAGGKVTATCRGTFVAVKPGHPAYHRW, encoded by the coding sequence GTGGAGGGTGATGTCGTCGTCGCGGAGTGGACGCCGCAAGAGCACCACCACGCCTTCGAAGGCGTGCTCAGCGGCGGCATCGTCGGCACGCTGCTGGACTGCCACTGCAACTGGACAGCGGCGTACCACCTGATGCGCGCGCAGGGCGGGGACGCGCCGCCGTGCACCGTCACCGCCGAGTACGCCATCACCCTCAAGCGCCCCACGCCCATGGCGGGGCCGCTGCGCCTGGAGGCGAAGCCGGTGGAAATCCAGGGGGACCGCGCCGTCATCGAAGGCACGCTCACCGCGGGTGGGAAGGTGACGGCCACCTGCCGGGGCACCTTCGTCGCCGTGAAGCCGGGCCACCCCGCGTACCACCGCTGGTAG